The sequence AAAAACGGAAAACCTTCTTATGGTTTCTTTAAATGCCTTTTGGAGCGATGTAGGATCTTACGATGCAATATACGATCTTCTTAATAAGGATGAAGATGGCAATGCTGTGCAAGGGGAGGTTATAAACTTTTCTTCTAGGAATAGCTTGATTCTTGGGGATAAGAGGCTTATCGTTACATTAGGAATTGAGGATATGCTTATAGTTGAGACGGAAGATGCGATTTTAGTATCAAAAAGGGGAGAAAGCCAGAAAGTTAGGGAAGTAGTTAGGCTTCTAAAGGAACGTTTAAGGAAAGAGGCTGATGAACGAGTTACTGTATGTAGGCCATGGGGAATGTATACTCTTCTTGAGAAAGGAGATAACTTTTGGATTAAGAGAGTTGTTTTAAACCCCAGGGAAGGACTAACCTTTCAAAGGCATAGGTTTAGGTCTGAACACTGGATAGTTGTAAAAGGGGAGGCCAAGATAACCTTTGAAGATAGGGAGGTTTTTCTAAAGGAGGGGGAGTCTATATTTGTGCCTCAAAACGAGTTTCATAAGCTTGAAAACCCTTCCGATTTTCCCCTTGAGATAGTAGAGGTAGCTTGCGGAAGCTACCTTGGAGAGGATGATATAGAAAGGCGGGAAGGGGATGGTGCATGAGCATCATAATCATATACATGAGCCTTCTCAAGTAGAGGGAATTAAGCTTTTTTATGTTATACTGTTAAACTTTGCCATATGTGGTGCGGAGTTTATCGGAGGAATTGTATCGGGCAGCTTAGCTCTCATTTCCGACTCTCTCCATAACTTTAGCGATGCCATGTCTATTGTGGTTACATACTTTGCCCATAAGATATCCTTGAAGAGTGCCTCAGAAAGAAAAACCTTCGGTTATAAAAGATCCACCATTTTAGCTGCCCTATTTAACTCTGTTACCTTACTTGCTATAGGGGCTTTATTAATTAAAGAAGCTATAGAAAGACTACTTCGGCCTCAATATATAGATGGTTTAACGGTATTATGGGTTGCATCGATAGGATTAGTCGCTAATTTGTTAAGCATGTATTTTCTTAAAAGGTGGTCTAGGAGAGATATAAACGTTAAGACCGCTTATCTGCATATGTTTGCTGATGCTCTATCCTCCATAGCAGTTATTTTGGGAGCTATTATGATGCTTTATTTCAATTTATGGTGGCTTGATCCTACGCTTAGTATAGCGATAGCTATATATGTTATTAGAGAGAGCTTTAAGATTTTAAATAAATCTTTAAATATATTAATGCAGTCGACTCCGGAAACGATAGATATAGGGGAACTAGTTGAAAGCATCGAGAGGCTTGAGGAGGTTAAAGATGTTCATCATGTTCATGTTTGGAGCTTAGATGATAAGATGGTTTTCTTTGAGGGGCATGTAAATCTTAAGAAAGACATCCCTATAAGCAAGGTTATGAGGGTATATGATAGGATAGAGGAGGAGTTGCATCGTTTTGGTATCTCTCATGTTACCATTCAAGCTGAATATAATGGCTGCCCAGAGTGTGGAGTTATAAAGAGTAGAGAGGAGAGG comes from Synergistota bacterium and encodes:
- a CDS encoding cation diffusion facilitator family transporter, whose translation is MVHEHHNHIHEPSQVEGIKLFYVILLNFAICGAEFIGGIVSGSLALISDSLHNFSDAMSIVVTYFAHKISLKSASERKTFGYKRSTILAALFNSVTLLAIGALLIKEAIERLLRPQYIDGLTVLWVASIGLVANLLSMYFLKRWSRRDINVKTAYLHMFADALSSIAVILGAIMMLYFNLWWLDPTLSIAIAIYVIRESFKILNKSLNILMQSTPETIDIGELVESIERLEEVKDVHHVHVWSLDDKMVFFEGHVNLKKDIPISKVMRVYDRIEEELHRFGISHVTIQAEYNGCPECGVIKSREERDLEHG